In Grus americana isolate bGruAme1 chromosome 4, bGruAme1.mat, whole genome shotgun sequence, one genomic interval encodes:
- the MEPE gene encoding matrix extracellular phosphoglycoprotein codes for MQTALVCLCLCLLSTALSTPVPPPPLPGRAAGNCVGQHRILLKGCNAKHGFYVFKYVYSFSTRRNQTQIKKEEADSQSTVPSHRLGKDNARWGLTEDGAALERGDNGSTSAMENGTGLKPKNRSAPGIDGHAHSPRPGTSTRARSGVGIVSTPLASSEGSGDLDLVVEVDGGVSIVPQGRHPNEAVVGNRSSVRSEDRDDGAPGGVPVEWATTAGRERAPATGGAGDEGSGEATVPGQGQEGVMQSTGMGGAALASVTEKMEDVQVDAEGVDEYAYIPDSGSITVTHGKVGSTAKATSLSPDKDDEVNIFIGRANIHVGEQETTQAGATVGSKDDGIPAMGTSSPLPRLGVTAAHDDDDIPARRQPKGLVTTATPSRGHSVTTSPRVSHPTGEDEDGATTVGDGEGPVAPSPWKVAGGDVTIPVGVGIHGNSDDEVRGEGQRFKGRPGHLAVTTPRQGGDKEATGAVPAEGASIRLGTTMASPRVSEGDCTTALGMASGHKASESPVAGRGGSGEVGPATPQPRGDGQPRAGARVQPGRVGLVKPPRTDKAPSPRGKAGSWASSRAQAKAGGHGSDAGGRPHATEVEGSLPQQAGRARGSMVASEGRERGRGGEARVAAAGARVGRLPGHHGRRPGAGALGAFAALGHSRQVDQVKRADELHVHERAFYALGGAGGSPRGPYAGLVSADSSQSSEGEQGSHSDSRQMGLRSSGW; via the exons ATACTGTTGAAAGGCTGCAATGCCAAGCATGGCTTCTATGTTTTCAAATATGTCTACTCATTCTCAACGCGGAGGAACCAGACGCAGATAAAG AAGGAAGAGGCCGACAGCCAGAGCACTGTCCCCAGTCACCGGCTGGGCAAGGACAATGCCAGGTGGGGGCTGACAGAGGACGGGGCAGCCCTGGAGCGAGGTGACAATGGCAGCACCAGTGCAATGGAGAACGGGACTGGCCTCAAGCCCAAAAACCGCAGTGCCCCAGGCATTGATGGGCATGCTCACAGTCCTCGCCCGGGCACCAGCACACGTGCGCGCAGTGGTGTTGGCATCGTGAGTACCCCCCTGGCCAGCTCAGAGGGCAGCGGCGACCTGGATTTGGTGGTTGAAGTCGATGGTGGTGTTTCCATTGTCCCCCAGGGCAGACACCCCAATGAGGCTGTGGTGGGGAACAGGTCCAGTGTCAGGAGTGAGGACAGGGATGATGGTGCCCCCGGGGGCGTTCCAGTGGAGTGGGCCACGACAGCCGGGAGGGAGAGGGCCCCTGCCACCGGAGGGGCCGGGGATGAGGGCAGCGGTGAGGCCACTGTCCCTGGCCAAGGGCAGGAGGGTGTCATGCAGAGCACAGGGATGGGAGGCGCCGCTCTTGCCTCTGTCACTGAGAAGATGGAGGATGTCCAAGTTGATGCCGAAGGGGTGGATGAATATGCTTACATTCCTGACTCGGGCAGCATCACCGTCACCCATGGGAAGGTGGGCAGCACAGCGAAGGCCACCAGCCTCTCTCCGGACAAGGACGATGAGGTCAACATCTTCATTGGGAGGGCCAACATCCACGTGGGGGAGCAAGAAACCACCCAGGCTGGTGCCACTGTTGGCAGCAAGGATGATGGCATCCCCGCTATGGGAACGAGCAGtcccctgcccaggctgggtgTCACTGCAGCACACGATGACGATGACATCCCTGCTCGCAGGCAACCTAAAGGACTGGTCACCACGGCCACCCCAAGCCGTGGGCACAGCGTCACCaccagccccagggttagccATCCCACAGGAGAGGATGAGGATGGTGCCACCACTgttggtgatggagaaggaccagtggcccccagcccctggaAGGTCGCTGGTGGTGACGTTACCATCCCCGTGGGGGTTGGCATCCATGGGAACAGTGATGATGAGGTGAGAGGTGAGGGGCAGAGGTTCAAGGGGAGGCCGGGCCACCTGGCTGTCACCACCCCCCGCCAGGGAGGTGACAAGGAGGCTACAGGTGCTGTCCCAGCCGAGGGCGCCAGCATCCGCCTGGGCACTACCATGGCTTCCCCCAGGGTGAGCGAGGGGGACTGCACCACCGCCCTGGGGATGGCCAGTGGCCACAAGGCAAGCGAGAGTCCagtggcagggaggggagggagtggggaagTGGGACCagccaccccccagccccgtggggACGgacagcccagagcaggggcgAGGGTCCAGCCAGGGAGAGTGGGGCTGGTCAAGCCACCCCGGACAGACAAAGCACCGTCCCCACGCGGGAAAGCCGGCAGCTGGGCATCAAGCAGGGCCCAGGCGAAGGCTGGTGGCCATGGCAGCGATGCCGGGGGCAGGCCACATGCCACTGAAGTGGAGGGCAGCCTCCCTCAGCAGGCTGGGCGAGCCAGGGGAAGCATGGTGGCAAGCGAAGGCCGGGAGCGGGGTCGAGGTGGTGAGGCCAGGGTGGCAGCGGCAGGGGCCAGGGTTGGCCGCCTCCCTGGGCACCATGGCAGGaggccgggggccggggcgctGGGGGCATTCGCAGCGCTGGGCCACAGCAGGCAGGTGGACCAGGTAAAGCGCGCTGACGAGCTCCACGTCCACGAGCGGGCCTTTTATGCCCTtggcggggcagggggcagccCCCGCGGCCCCTACGCCGGCCTTGTGAGCGCCGACAGCAGCCAGTCCTCTgagggggagcagggcagccacAGCGACAGCCGACAGATGGGACTGCGGTCCTCGGGGTGGTGA